From the Cryptomeria japonica chromosome 2, Sugi_1.0, whole genome shotgun sequence genome, one window contains:
- the LOC131073180 gene encoding alpha pinene synthase, chloroplastic-like codes for MASISLSRFTLDFSGLNNPSIQKPSNKLRMFTRVFPKPSRRRLDLIVSKASITAQPTERRRNNHHPNLWDDNFINSLPRAYEGPCYVERAQTLIREVKEIFNGMSTQNSSVHERLSVVDKVERLGIDRHFQKEIKEALDYVYRYWNDKGIANGEGGACPDLNTTALALRILRLHRYDVSSGVLENFKGKDGQFLSSYSQSNKEIKTILNLFRVSLIAFHGEKIMEEAKAFATRYLEQVLPKINGSNLSREIEFNLHYGWHTNVPRLEARNYIDIYGAETSRMTCESNKKILDLAKLDFNMVQSVQQRELQILAKWWKESGVRQLTFARNRYVEFYFWAVGGSVEPKDSTFRIGFAKIGSLVTVIDDIYDTYGTLDELKIFAEAIERWDPSSIDGLPEYMKVVFIMFYNMVNEITQAIIKTQGRDTLDYARNAWNIFINSYLQEAKWLAASYIPTFEEYMENGKISGGARILILQPVLTLDTLLPQNLLPKFDFPSRFLDIMGHTFRLSNDINTFKVEATRGEEASCVRCYMRDNPNSTEEEALDYLNSFQDELLKELMWEYLKKDGVPTYSKDHAVSLSRGIQLFYKEGDGFSAATRDIRDHIWKTLVQHITM; via the exons ATGGCTTCCATCTCTCTTTCTCGTTTCACTCTGGACTTTTCAGGCCTCAACAACCCATCCATACAAAAACCCAGTAATAAGCTTAGGATGTTTACTCGTGTGTTTCCAAAGCCAAGCAGAAGAAGGCTGGATTTAATTGTTAGCAAGGCTTCAATCACTGCACAACCTACTGAGAGGCGCAGAAATAATCATCATCCCAACTTGTGGGATGATAATTTCATAAACTCCCTTCCAAGAGCTTACGAG GGTCCTTGTTATGTAGAACGCGCACAGACACTGATTAGAGAAGTGAAGGAGATATTTAATGGGATGTCGACTCAAAATTCTTCTGTCCACGAACGCCTTTCAGTGGTGGACAAAGTTGAACGCCTTGGGATCGATCGGCATTTCCAAAAGGAAATAAAGGAGGCTCTTGATTATGTTTACAG GTATTGGAATGACAAAGGCATTGCAAATGGTGAAGGAGGTGCTTGCCCGGATCTGAACACCACAGCCTTGGCACTTCGAATTCTTCGTCTGCACAGATACGACGTCTCTTCAG GTGTATTGGAGAATTTTAAAGGAAAAGATGGCCAGTTCTTGAGCTCATATAGTCAATCAAACAAAGAAATAAAGACAATTCTAAATTTATTTCGGGTTTCACTTATTGCATTTCATGGAGAGAAAATCATGGAAGAGGCTAAAGCCTTTGCAACTAGATATTTAGAGCAAGTTCTCCCAAAGATCAATGGTTCTAATCTTTCACGAGAG ATAGAATTTAATCTACACTACGGTTGGCACACCAACGTGCCTAGATTGGAAGCAAGGAATTATATTGACATATATGGAGCTGAAACTTCAAG GATGACATGTGAGAGCAACAAGAAGATTTTAGATCTAGCAAAGTTAGACTTCAATATGGTGCAATCCGTGCAACAACGAGAACTTCAAATACTTGCAAA GTGGTGGAAGGAGTCAGGTGTTCGCCAACTAACATTTGCTCGAAACCGATATGTTGAATTTTATTTCTGGGCCGTAGGAGGGAGTGTAGAGCCAAAGGATTCTACTTTTAGAATTGGATTTGCAAAAATTGGTTCTCTTGTAACAGTTATTGATGATATATATGACACGTATGGGACATTAGATGAACTCAAAATCTTCGCAGAGGCCATTGAAag ATGGGATCCAAGCTCCATAGATGGACTTCCTGAATATATGAAAGTTGTGTTCATCATGTTTTATAATATGGTGAATGAAATAACACAAGCGATAATCAAAACCCAAGGACGAGACACACTTGATTATGCTAGAAATGCT TGGAATATTTTCATCAATTCTTACTTGCAAGAAGCGAAGTGGCTAGCTGCTAGTTATATACCAACTTTTGAGGAGTACATGGAGAATGGGAAAATTAGTGGTGGTGCTCGAATACTTATCTTGCAACCTGTGTTAACATTGGACACACTTCTTCCTCAGAACCTActtccaaaatttgattttccCTCAAGGTTCCTTGATATTATGGGACACACATTTCGGTTAAGCAATGATATTAATactttcaag GTTGAAGCTACTAGGGGTGAGGAAGCTTCTTGTGTAAGATGCTATATGAGAGATAATCCTAATTCAACAGAAGAAGAAGCTTTGGATTATCTTAATTCCTTCCAAGATGAATTATTGAAAGAACTGATGTGGGAATATTTGAAAAAGGACGGTGTACCGACATACTCTAAAGATCATGCAGTTTCCTTGTCAAGAGGAATTCAACTCTTTTACAAAGAGGGAGATGGATTTAGTGCTGCCACTAGAGATATAAGAGACCATATTTGGAAAACTTTGGTTCAACATATTACAAtgtga